A stretch of DNA from Saccharospirillum mangrovi:
CTTTTCAGAATGGATTGCCCCAGGTTGCTGTGCAGTTCGTTGATGACGGTGGACAGGGTGTCGTCATCGACGACCAACGCCGGATGCGATTCGGCGTAACTCAAAATCGGCAATGCGCCGAGGCGGTGAATCAGCCCCGCCAGCAGCGCTTCATCGGCACCGGCCGCACCGCTGTGACGAGCCAGCACCGACGCCAGCGCCGACACCTGACCGTTCAATCGCCATAAATCATGCAATCGCCGATCGATGTTTTTATCGGTCGCCTGAAACATCTGCTCCATGGCCAGGCCAATGGCGAGATTGCAGCTGTAATTCATGCCCAACCGACTGACCGCCATCGCCAGGTCGCGCACTTCCTGTGGCGCTCGCAGCAGCGGGCTGTTGACCACCCGGATGATGCGCGCGCTCAAGGCGCTGTCCTGGCTGATGATGTCGACCAGATCTTTGATGGTGGCGTCAGGGTTTTCGGCGGTAGAACGAATTTGCAGTGCGACTTCAGGCAGACTGGGCAGGAACAACTGGTCGCTGTTCAGGGCATCGAGAATGTCTTGTTTAACGGTTTCAGCCAGCGTACTCATCGGCTTGATGCCCATCCTGCGGTCACAACGGAGGCTCAGTTTAGCAGCAAGTTTGCGCGGCTGAACATCGCTCCAGAATCAGCCGACCTGAACAGCAATTTGCCGGTCGGCGTCGATGAACAGCGGCGTTGGCGCTTCAATGTTGCGAACCACGGCCAGGCCGGCACCACCGCTGTCGGTGCCAATCCAGTTAATCCATTCGCCGGCCGGGCCGGTGTTGCCGAACAGCTCGGTGCCGGTCGGCTCAGCCTTGCCTTGCCACTGCACCCGAACCATGCCGCGTTTGCTCTGGCCTTTGAAGTGCAGCCGGGCGACAACTTCCTGGCCGGTGTAACAGCCTTTGCGGAAGGAAATGCCATCGCTGTCTTCCAGGCCAATGGTCTGCGGCACGAAGGCGCCACTTTGGGCTGCTTCGATCCAGGGTTGGGCGGCGGCGATGTCGAGTTGTTGCCAGGCAGACGTTGGCGCGATGCTGTATTGCTCGACTCGGGTCAGCCAGTCTTCGTAACTGTCGGCGCGGGCATCGAGCCACAGCTGAGTGCGGCCGTCGGGCAGGGCGAAGGCGAAATGGCCGTTGCGAGTCCAGACGCCATGGTGTGCCGGTGCGCCAAACCAGTCGTTCATCAGTGCAGCGTCGCCGTCACCAGTGATGCCGAGGCCGTGATAATTCAGCCGGTCGTCGGTCAGTTTGGAGCCACGGAAAAACGGAATGTATTTCGCCAGGTGTTGCTGTAACAGCGGCGCGGTCGAGGCGTGCAATACCAGTTTCAGATGCGCGGGTTCAGCTTCCAGCAACACATTCCAGACATTGCTCACCGCCCGGCCTTTGGGTGTGCAGAACGCACCGGGCAGGGCGCTGGTCTCGCTCAGACGACGATAATCCTGAGTGCCCTGGCCTTGCAGGAAGGTCAGCGCATCGCTGCCCTGAATGCCCAGCAAACTCAGATGTTCAAGCGGATAAAAAGTGACGTTGGCAGTGGCAGTTGGCATTGGTGTCGGCTCAATGGACGTGCTGTTACAATGGCGCGGCCCGCTCGCGGGCCTGTCTCTTTATTCTTAGGGCTAAGCCTGGACTTTTAAACGTGGATTCAACAGAAAAAGCCGCTTTGGAACATCGCCGCCTGTGGTGGCACAGCCGCCGCGGCATGCTCGAACTCGATGTGTTGCTGGTGCCGTACACTGAAACCGTCTACCCAACGTTGAGCGCCGATCAGCAGCACATCTATCAACGCTTGCTCGCCTGCGAAGACCAGGACTTGTTCAACTGGTTCCTGGAAAAATCCAAACCCGAAGACACCGAACTGGCCGCTATGGTGCGTCAGATTCTGGATCGTGTTCAGCCCAATTGAGTGCCGCTTGCGGCCATCACGCCTTGCCTGGCTGATGGTTGTGCTGCCGGCGCCGCTGTTGGCCTTGGTTGCCATCGCGGCGCAACGGCCTGTCGGTCTGACGTTGTTGGCGGCTGCGGCGGTGCAATTGGCGTTGTGGCACAGCCGGCCGGCCAATCCGCCGGCACAGCGGCTGCGTTGGGACGGCGATCGTCTGTTGCTGTTTGAATCCGACACCCAGGCGGCCGAATTCCGCTGGCGTGGCACGGGTCGTCGGTCCATGGCGTACATCCGCTTGCCGTTGGTGCAGGAATCGACCGGCTTAAAGCACACGCTGATGCTGTGGCGCGACAGCCTCGACGACCCCAGTTGGCGCACGTTAAACGCCTATTTCCGCGTCCACGAAGCGGCTGTCCGCCGCGAGGCTCAGGCCGACTGACTGGGTTCGGTTCGCGGCGACAGCACAGTAATTTCCGCGCGCTCGCTGGTCTGCGGGTAACTGCGAGTGAAATGCAGGCCGCGACTTTCCTTGCGCGACAGCGCCGACTCAATAATCAGCTCCGCCACCACAATCAAATTACGCAGCTCCAGCAAGTCGCTGTTGACGCGGAAGCTGGCGTAATAATCGTGAATTTCCTGCTTCAATAAATGCACGCGCCGACGCGCCCGTTCCAGGCGTTTGTCCGACCGGACAATGCCGACGTAGTCCCACATAAAACGACGCACTTCGTCCCAGTTGTGGCTGATGACGACTTTTTCGTCCGAGTCCGACACGCGCGATTCATCCCACAGCGGCAGACGGTCGGCGTCGAATTCCGGCAAGGTCTGAGCGGTTAAATCGTCGGCAGCGGCGCGCGCGTAGACAATGCATTCGAGCAGCGAATTCGACGCCAGTCGGTTGGCACCGTGCAAGCCGGTGTAGGCGCATTCACCGGCGGCGTACAAACCGGGTACGTCAGTACGGGCCGACAAGTCCGTGCGAATGCCGCCACAGGTATAGTGCGCGGCCGGCACTACCGGAATCGGTTCGCGCGTCATGTCGTAGCCGTAGCTGAGGCAGCGTTCGTAGATGGTCGGAAAATGCTGGCGAATGAAATCGGCCGGTTTGTGGCTGATGTCGAGCAACAGATGGTCGGCACCGAGGCGTTTCATTTCGTGGTCGATGGCGCGGGCGACTACATCGCGCGGCGCCAGTTCGGCGCGTTCGTCGAAGCGATGCATAAAGCGTTCGCCGTTGGGCAGTTTCAGCAAACCGCCTTCGCCGCGCACCGCTTCGGAAATCAAAAACGACTTGGCGCGCGGGTGGTACAAGCAGGTCGGGTGGAATTGGTTGAATTCCATGTTCACGACGCGGCAGCCGGCGCGCCAGGCCATGGCGATGCCGTCGCCGGTGGCGCCGTCCGGATTCGAGGTAAACAGATAAACTTTGCTGGCACCGCCGGAAGCCAATACCGTCGCGCTGGCGCCGATGGTGATTACCGCGTCGTTGCGGGTATCGAGCACGTAGGCGCCAAGGCAGCGGTCGTCGCCACCTTCGTTGGGAAAAATTTTGCGCCGGGTGATTAAATCGACCGCAACGTGATGCTCCAGCACATGAACGTTGGCGCGCTGGCGCACTTGTCGAATCAGCGTTTCGGAAATGGCGCGGCCGGTGGCGTCGGCGGCGTGAATGATGCGGCGGTGGCTGTGGCCGCCTTCGCGGGTCAGGTGGTAATCGACTTCCGAGCCGTCTTTGTGGGTGAACGGCACGCCCTGGTCGATCAGCCATTGAATGGCGCTGGCCGAGCGCTCGACGGTGTGCCGCACGGCCTTGGGTTCGCACAGGCCGCCACCGGCGGTCAGCGTATCGGCGACGTGGTCTTCCACTGAATCGACTTTATCGAGCACCGCCGCCACGCCGCCTTGCGCCCAGGCGGTGGAGCCGGTGCCCAGTTCGCCTTTGCAGATCAGGAACACATTCAGATGGCGCGGCAGGCTGAGCGCCAGCGTCAGGCCGGCGGCGCCGGTACCGATCACCAGAACATCAGCGGACAGACGGGAAGCCATGGACCACTCCGGCAGACTTGGGCGGACGGCGAGTATACTCAAAGCCGGTCGCTTTCCGATAATCTCAATGCCGTTGAACTTTTCCGCGACGCCACCGTCGATAGGGAAAGCACAGTAGGAGTTGCGCCATGGCCGAGCGCCAGGACGCCGATCAGATTCTGGTCGACAAAGCCCAAAAGGGCGACAAACGGGCCTTCGATTTGCTGGTGTTGAAATACCAGCATCGGGTTGCCACGGTGATCACCCGCTACCTGCGCGATCAGGATGCGGTGGCGGACATCGTTCAGGAAGCCTTTATCAAAGCCTACAGAGCGCTGCCGAATTTTCGCGGCGACAGCGCTTTTTATTCGTGGCTGTATCGCATTGCCATCAATTGCGCCAACAGCCATCTGGACGCCAGCCGGCGTCGGCCGAGCCAGGATGGCGTCGATATCGATGGCCTGGTGTCGGCCGATGAACTAATGGATTTGGCGACGCCCGACCGCCTGCTGGCGCGCGAGCAAATGGAGCAACGCCTGCAACGCACCTTAAATGCCTTGCCGGAAGATTTGCGCGTGGCGGTGACGCTGCGCGAGTTTGAAGGTCTGAGTTACGAAGACATCGCACGCATCATGGATTCCCCGGTGGGAACGGTGCGCTCGCGAATTTTTCGCGCCCGCGAGGCGATAGAAGTGGCCTTGGAAGTGCCGGTCGGCGTGACCAAAGGCCGAGCCCGCCCAACCGATTTTGCGCGAGGTGAATGATGAAACAGGATCGCATTAACGAAACCTTTTCGGCGTTTCTCGATGGAGAAGCCAGTGAAATGGACATCCAGCGCTTGCTCAAAGCCATGGAGTCCGACCCGGAACGCATTCAGGATTGGCATCAGCTGTCGCGCGTGCAAGGCGCGTTGCGCGGCGATGTGCTGGTCGATGTCGCGGTGCAGCCGCAGGCACAGGATGAACCGACGCGTGAACAAAGCGGTTCGCGCTGGTCGTTGCGTCTGGGGCAGTTTGGTGTGGCAGCAGCGGTGGCAACGGTGGTGATTGTCGGCGCGCAGTGGTCGCTGCAAACACCGACGGCGCCGACTCAGCTGGCGCTCGACACACCGGCCGCTCAGACCGAAGACGTCGCCGCTGCCCAGGCGCGTTTCGAAGCGCAGCAACGCCTGAATCTGTATCTGCGCGAACACGCCGAAGCGGCGTCGTTCAGCAGCGGCCACGCCGTAGCGCCGTACCCGGTGGATTGGATGGAGGCTGAATGAGAGCTCTGTTAGTCGTATTGGCGTTGGGATTGTCCTGGCCGGTTCAGGCCATGGAATGGGAATGGCTCGACCAAATGCGCGACGCCATTCAGAACGCCAGTTATCAGGGTGAATACGTGCACCGGCGTGGCGACCAGACCAGCGCCTACGCCATCGCTCACACCGTGCGCGACGGCGAACCGGTCGAGCGGCTGCAACAACTCGATGGCGCCATGATCGAAGTGATTCGTCACGGTAATCAGGTGGTGTGCTATTACCCGGCCGGCGCCGAAGACCAGATCGATCGACCAATTCCGGCCGCGCCGTTTTCCCAGGTCGGGCCGATGGCGCTGGATCGTCTGGCGCAGAGTTATCAGGCGCAGGCGCAGGGCGAAGCCCGGGTGGCGGGGCGTCAGGCGCGCATCCTGACGTTGAGTGCCGACGCCTGGCGTTACAGCCATCGACTGTGGCTGGACCAGGACACCGGCCTGTTGCTGCAATCGGAAATTCTCAGTGCCGACGGCGAAGTGCTGGAACAGTTCCGCTACACCCGCCTGAGCGTTGGCGGTCCCATTGCTGAGTCGGCGTTGCAACCGACCATCGCCGGTTCTACCGGCCGGCAGCAGAGCCGGGTGCAGATGCCGATGCCGGAACCAAACACCGATGCGTTTGTCACCACGCTGAGCTGGATGCCGCCGATGTTCAAACTGACCATGGCCGAACGCACCGTGAGTGCCGATGGCTGGCTGGAAAAACGCGTGTACAGCGACGGCCTGGCAACCTTTTCGATGTTCGTCGAACCGGCCATGGCCGCCGAACCCGACAGCCTGGTGCGCATGGGCGCGACCACGGCGTTAATGAGTGACATCAACGGCCTGACTGTCACGGTAATTGGTGAAATTCCCCGCGTCACTGCCGAGCGTTTGCGCGACTCCGTCAGCCGCCTACAATAGGCGGCACTTTTTGTCCTCAGGTTGGCTGTCTTGGTCGAAGAAAACGGCACGGTTATTCGCAGCGATGCGCAACAATTAATTGTTGCGGTGGTGCAAAGCAGCGCCTGCGACAGCTGTCGCGCTCGCCAGGGTTGCGGCCAGGCGGTGTTGAGTAATTTCACCAGCGCCGATGCTCAGGCAGCCAAAAATCATTTCTCCTTGTCACCACAGCCCAACCTTCAGGTGGGCGATGTGGTGCGCCTGGGCATTCCTGAAGATTCGCTGACATTGGCCGCTATCTGGATGTATTTGTGGCCGCTGTTGGCCGCGTTATCGGCGTTGCTGGTGAGTTCGATCTGGGTGGCGTCAGAAGGCGTTCAATTGCTGGCGGCGGTGCTCGCCGGTGGTGCGGCGCTGTTGTTTACAAAGCGACGTTTTCAACACGCCGATACGCGCTGGGAACCGCGTGTACTGGCGCTTTCATCGAATGTAAAGACCCAGTCTTCATCGAACTCTGCGCCGGCTGTTAAGCCGTAAAAGAGACGTAAACCAGGGTGTGACCGCGTTTGCATTTTTGCGGCCTCGCCTAATATGCGAAACCTGGTTAGAGGACACAACAGGAGTAGGGTATTTATGTTCAAGCGGACTTCCATTTGGGCCGCAGTTTTGGTTGTGACTGCATTTGCCGCTCAGGCAATGGCTGAGAGCCTGCCCGATTTCACCGAACTGGTCGAACGCAATTCACCATCGGTTGTTAAGATCACCACCACCACGGCTGTGGCGCAAAACCGCTCGTCGGGTCAGCCGCAAGAAGTGCCGGAAATTTTCCGTTATTTCTTCGGCGATCAACTGCCGGACAATTTCAATTACCAACCCAATCCGCAACCGCGTCAGGGCGTCGGTTCCGGTTTTATTCTGTCGGAAGACGGTTACATTCTGACCAACAACCACGTCGTCGATCACACCGATGAAGTGGTGGTCACGCTGACCGATGGCACCGAATACGAAGCCGAACTGATCGGCACCGACCCGCAATCCGATGTGGCGTTGTTGAAAATCGATGGCGAAGATCTGCACGCTGTCGATATCGGCAGCAGCGAAGATTTGAAAGTCGGCGAATGGGTATTAGCCATCGGTTCACCGTTCAACTTCGACTACTCGGTGACTGCCGGCATCGTCAGCGCCAAAGGCCGCGCTTTGGGTGGCGCCGACCGTTACGTGCCGTTCATTCAGACCGACGTGGCGATCAACCCCGGTAACTCTGGCGGCCCGCTGTTCAATCTGGACGGTGAAGTGGTCGGTATTAATTCCCAGATCTACACCCGTTCCGGCGGCTTTATGGGTGTGTCGTTCGCCATTCCGATCGACATTGCCATGGACATTGCCGATCAGTTGAAAGCCACCGGCACTGTCGAACGCGGTTGGCTGGGCGTGGAAATGTACCCGCCGTTCAACGACAACCCGGAACTGGCGCAGTCGATGGGTCTGGATCGTGCCGAAGGCGCTTTGGTCGCCCGTGTTTTTGACGGCAGCCCGGCCGCCGATGGCGGCATTCAGACCGACGACATCATCCTTGAATTCAACGGTCATCCGGTGCGTCGCTATTCCGATCTGCCGCCGCTGGTTGGTCAGGTGCGTCCGGGCACAACCGTTGAAGTGGACGTACTGCGCGGCGGTAAACGCCAGACGCTGGATGTCACCATCGGTGTGTTGAACGAGCAGCAACTGGCGTCCGGCACGCCGCAACAACCGACCTCCGACAACCCGCTCAACATCATCGTCAGCGATGTTGATAACGGCGACGGCGTTCGGGTTGAACGCGTCCTGGCTGGTCCGGCGCTGGAAGCCGGTCTGCGTGACGGCGACATCATCACCATGCTCGGCGGCGAATTCATCAACGACAAAGAAGAATTCGACCGTCTGGTGACCGAATTGCCGGACAACGGCGCGGTGGCGGTGCGTGTCTTGCGCGGTACCAACATCGTCTATCTGGCTATCCCGACCGACTGAGTCGAGCCATTGCCCCGACCGCCCTGGCGGTCGGGGCTTCGTGGTCTTCCCAGACCAGTTGGTGTAAACTCGCGGCCCCATTTTTCAAGCTGAGTATTGGCTTCTGTGAGCAGCGATCTCTCTCATATTCGCAACTTCTCCATCATCGCCCACATCGACCACGGAAAATCGACCCTTGCCGACCGCTTCATTCAGGTTTGCGGTGGTCTGAGCGACCGTGAAATGGCCGAGCAGGTGCTCGATTCCATGGAGTTGGAGCGTGAACGTGGCATCACCATCAAAGCGCAGAGCGTGACGCTGGATTACACCGCACGCAGTGGCCGTACCTATCAGCTCAATTTCATCGACACCCCCGGACACGTCGACTTCGCTTACGAAGTGTCGCGCTCGCTGTTCGCCTGTGAAGGCGCGCTGCTGGTCGTGGATGCGGCGCAAGGCGTCGAAGCCCAGTCGGTTGCCAACTGCTACACCGCCATCGAACAGGGTTTGGAAGTGGTGCCGGTGCTGAACAAGATGGACCTGCCGCAAGCCGAACCGGAACGCGTGGCGCAGGAAATCGAAGAAATCATCGGCATCGACGCTCACGATGCCGTCCATGCTTCGGCCAAGGCCAACATCGGCATCGAAGACATTCTCGAGCAGTTGATCGAGCGCATTCCGGCCCCGGAAGGCAACCTCGACGGCAAGCTGCAAGCGCTGATCATCGACTCCTGGTTCGACAACTACCTGGGCGTTGTCTCACTGGTGCGGGTGCGCCACGGCACGCTCAAGCGTGGCGACAAAATCTGGATCAAGAGCACCGGCCGCACCCATGTAGTCGATAAACTGGGCATCTTCACGCCCAAGATGCGCGATCTGGATGTACTGCGCGCCGGCGAAGTCGGCTTTATCTGCGCCTCGATCAAAGACATCAAAGGCGCGCCGGTGGGCGACACCATCACCCACGCATCGACGCCAGACGTCGAACCGGTGCCGGGTTTCCAGAAGAGCAAGCCGCAGGTTTATTCCGGTCTGTTCCCGGTCTCGGCCGACGATTACGAAGATTTCCGTGTCGCGCTGGAAAAACTCAGCCTCAACGACGCCTCGCTGTTCTACGAGCCGGAAAGCTCCGACGCCCTGGGCTTTGGTTTCCGCTGTGGCTTCCTTGGCATGCTGCACATGGAAATCATCCAGGAACGGCTCGAGCGTGAATACGACCTGGACTTGATCACCACAGCGCCGACGGTGGTGTACGAAATTCTCAAGACCGACGGTGAAGTGGTTCAGGTGGCGAACCCGTCGCAATTGCCAGCCGTCAACAACATCGAAGAATTCCGCGAGCCAATCGTGCGCGCCAACATCCTGGTGCCGCAGGAACACGTCGGTAACGTCATCATGTTGTGCGAAGAACGCCGCGGCACCCAGAAAGACATGCAGTTCATGGGCAGCCAGGTGTCGGTGGTGTACGACCTGCCGATGGCGGAAATCGTCATGGACTTTTTCGACCGCCTGAAATCGGTCAGCCGTGGTTTCGCCTCGCTCGATTTCGCCTTTGATCGCTTTGAAGCCGCCAACCTGACGCGTCTGGACGTCTTGGTGAACGGCGACCGGGTCGATGCGCTGGCGGTGATCATGCACCGTGAACACATTCAACGTCGTGGCCGGGTGTTGTGTGAAAAAATGAAAGAACTGATTCCGCGCCAGATGTACGACGTCGCCATTCAGGCGGCGGTTGGTAATCAGGTCGTGGCGCGGACCACGGTAAAAGCATTGCGCAAGAACGTCACCGCCAAGTGTTATGGTGGCGACGTCAGCCGTAAGAAAAAACTGCTGCAACGTCAAAAGGAAGGCAAGAAACGGATGAAACAGGTGGGATCGGTAACGATCCCGCAGGACGCCTTTCTTGCGGTACTCAAAGTCGATAGCTAAGGAAGTCGAAGCGGATGAATGTCATCGTCATTTTTTGGACCTGTCTGGCATTGACCCTGGTCCTGGCAGTATTGACGCTGGTGCGCCATCGCGCGCGTCTGCGTGCGGGCGTCGAGCGAACCGATTGGACGCTGGACGAGCTCAAGGCGCTGTTTGAACCGGGCATCGATGAAAAGGCGCTCGGATATTTGCTGTTGTTCATGCTGGCCTGGCTGGTGGTGCAAACCATCCTGGCGAGTTTCGATTTTGCGTTGGTCATGGCTGCGGCCTGTCTGGCGACCGGCCTGGTGTGGGCGGCAGACGCTTTTTTGCTGCAACCGATGCGCCGTCAGGTACTGACCAACGCCACCACCAGCATCAAGGGTTTTGATGCCAAACACCCGCCGATCAACACCGAGCCGGGTGTGATCGATAACAGCCGGGCGTTTTTCCCGGTGCTATTGATCGTGTTTCTGCTGCGCAGCTTTATGTTCGAACCGTTCAAAATTCCGTCCGGTTCCATGAAACCAACGCTGGAAGTGGGCGATTTCATTCTGGTGAATCGCTTCACTTACGGTCTGCGCATGCCGATCACCAACGACGTGGTGATTCCGATCAACGAACCGCAACGCGGCGATGTCATTGTTTTCCGCCCGCCGCACTTGCCCAACACCAACTACATCAAGCGCGTCATCGGCGTGCCGGGCGATTTGATTCAGTACGATTACGGTCGCCGCATTCTGACGCTCAACGGCGAACCGGTGGAGCTGACCTTTGATCGCCGCGTCACCGACGACGAAGGCCGCTACATTCGCTACACCGAGCATCTGGACGGCATGGATCATTCGATCTATCTGAACCAGGCCGGCCCGAGCCGCCAGCCGTACGAATGGTTGCCGAGCGAAGGCGTGGTGGTGCCCGAAGGCCATTATTTTGTGATGGGCGATAACCGCGATTCGAGCCTGGATGCGCGTTACTGGGAAGGCCTGCGTCGCGGTATGCAGGGCGATTTCAGCAACAGCGGCAACAACGCCTGGGGTTTCGTTGATGAAAACGAAATTCTCGGCGAAGCGGTAGCCATCTGGATGCATTGGCGCTATCTGCTCGACGGCCCCAGCTTTGCCCGTTTCGGTGGCATCTATACTAAAGACTGACGCCAGTCGTCGGTGTCGCCGTGGGGTCGATTCGGCCCCACGGTTGTTTGCGATTTACTCAACGATTTTTTCAACTATGGACTCTGAACGGTGTCACTTGCACTCGACCGTCTGAGCCAGCGGCTCGGCTATCGTTTCAACGATGAGGCGCTGCTGACGCAGGCACTGACTCATCGCAGTTTCTCGCGCCAGAACAACGAGCGGCTGGAATTCCTGGGCGATGCCATTCTCAACTGCACCATTGCGCAGCAACTGTTCGAGCGTTTCCCGCGCGCCAAAGAAGGCCAGATGTCGCGGCTGCGAGCGCACCTGGTAAAAGGCGAAACGCTGGCTGAATTGGGCCGTGAATTTGAGCTGGGCGATTGTCTGCGATTGGGCAGCGGCGAATTGAAAAGCGGTGGCTACCGGCGCGATTCCATTCTCGCCGATGCGGTCGAAGCGGTGATTGGCGCCATCAGTCTGGACAGCTCGCTGGCCGACGCTCAGGCGATGATCATTCAGTGGTACCAGTCGCGTCTGGCCGATCTGAACCTGACCGACAACATCAAAGATTCCAAAACCCGATTGCAGGAATTTTTGCAGTCGCGCAAAGCGCCGTTGCCGGTCTATCGTGTCACCGAGGTCAGCGGCGAAGCACACGACCAAACCTTTACCGTCGACTGCGAAGTCGAAGGGCTGGCGCAACCGACGGTGGGCGAGGGCAACAGCCGTCGCATCGCCGAACAGGAAGCGGCTCGTGCCGCCTTGCAGGCCCTGGGAGAAACCACCAAGTGAACGACCACCCCATTCAAACACGCTGCGGTTATGTGGCCATCGTCGGGCGGCCGAACGTGGGCAAGTCGACGCTGATGAACCACATTCTCGGTCAGAAGGTGTCCATCACCTCACGCAAGCCGCAAACCACGCGTCATCAGGTGTTGGGCATTCACACCGAAGGTGACACTCAGTTGGTGTTCGTCGATACGCCTGGCATGCATCGCCAGGAAGAACGCGCCATCAACCGGCATATGAACCGCGCTGCCGATTCGGCATTGGCGGATGTCGACGCCGTGGTGTTGGTGGTCGATCGCACCGTCTGGACCGACGAAGATCAATGGGTGCTCGACAAGCTGCGCCGCGTCAAAGCGCCGGTGATTCTGGCGATCAACAAGGTCGATCAACTCGACGACAAAAACGCCTTGCTGCCGCACATCCAGACATTGAGTCAGTCGTTCGAATTTGATCAGGTGGTGCCGTTGTCGGCGTTGCGCGGTCAGAATCTGGCGGCGCTGACCGACACCCTGGCGGCACGCTTGCCGTACAGCGAATTTTTCTTCCCCGAAGATCAGATTACCGACCGCAGCGAACGCTTTATGGCGGCCGAATTGATTCGCGAAAAACTGATGCGTCAACTCGGTGCCGAATTACCGTATTCGATGGCGGTGGAAATCGAACAGTTCAAACACGATGGCTCGGTACTGCACATCCACGGTTTGATTCTGGTGGAACGACCGGGGCAGAAAAAAATCGTCATCGGCGACAAGGGCGCACGCATCAAAAAAGTCGGCCACGATGCCCGTCTCGATATGGAACAACTGTTCGACGCCAAGGTGATGCTCAACCTATGGGTCAAAGTCAAAGGCGGCTGGGCCGACGACGACCGCGCCCTGAAAAGCCTGGGCTACCTCGAAGATCGATGAAACCGCGTCGCGCGCCCGATCAGCCGGCCTTTGTGCTGCACGCTCGGCCGTACCGCGAACAGCACTGGCTGCTCGATCTGTTAACGCCCGACCAAGGCCGCGTTGCAGCGGTAGCGCGCGATCCGCGTCCGGAAACCTTCCGTCGCCTGCGCATTCGCTTGAGCGGCCAGAGCGATCTGAAACGCCTCGACGATTGGCAATACGTTGAACCGCTACGCCTGCATCAAGGCGCGGCGCTGTTGCAGGCGTTTTATCTGAACGAACTGTGCGTGCGGCTGGTGCCATCGTTTCAGGCTGGCGATACTTTTTTTGGCGTCTACGCCAGTTCGTTGCTGACGCTGGCCGATCCACAACGCCAAACCGCCGCGCTACGCTTTTTCGAGCGGCGACTGCTGGAATGGATCGGCGCTGGCATCGATTACCGGCGCACGCTCGACAGCGGCGACTGGATCGAACCGCAAGGTTTCTACCGCTTCGAACCCGCGCTGGGTTTTTGCGTACGCGGTACACCCGGCCCGATTCCCGGCGCTGCAATTCTGGCAATGGCCGAAGATGACTGGATGCAACCACTGGCGCAGACCTGGGGTGACGTCGTACACCGCGCCCGGCTCGATTTACAACTGGAAGGTCGCGAACTGGTCAGTCGGCAATGGCTGGCAACGCCCGCTCAACAAGCAGAGATTCCCTCACCATGATCCGAGGCATCGGTACCGACATCGTCGATATTCAACGCATTGAGGCCGTCTTGCAGCGCCAGGGCGA
This window harbors:
- a CDS encoding HDOD domain-containing protein, whose amino-acid sequence is MSTLAETVKQDILDALNSDQLFLPSLPEVALQIRSTAENPDATIKDLVDIISQDSALSARIIRVVNSPLLRAPQEVRDLAMAVSRLGMNYSCNLAIGLAMEQMFQATDKNIDRRLHDLWRLNGQVSALASVLARHSGAAGADEALLAGLIHRLGALPILSYAESHPALVVDDDTLSTVINELHSNLGQSILKSWDFPTVFVDVPLHYRDFDRQPASADLVDLVMVANLLAQRDANNAWAQQDWASVSAFTRLELPTERDAEVYLRLDDLAARARAAFI
- a CDS encoding YgfZ/GcvT domain-containing protein, translated to MPTATANVTFYPLEHLSLLGIQGSDALTFLQGQGTQDYRRLSETSALPGAFCTPKGRAVSNVWNVLLEAEPAHLKLVLHASTAPLLQQHLAKYIPFFRGSKLTDDRLNYHGLGITGDGDAALMNDWFGAPAHHGVWTRNGHFAFALPDGRTQLWLDARADSYEDWLTRVEQYSIAPTSAWQQLDIAAAQPWIEAAQSGAFVPQTIGLEDSDGISFRKGCYTGQEVVARLHFKGQSKRGMVRVQWQGKAEPTGTELFGNTGPAGEWINWIGTDSGGAGLAVVRNIEAPTPLFIDADRQIAVQVG
- a CDS encoding succinate dehydrogenase assembly factor 2, with product MLELDVLLVPYTETVYPTLSADQQHIYQRLLACEDQDLFNWFLEKSKPEDTELAAMVRQILDRVQPN
- a CDS encoding protein YgfX yields the protein MRPSRLAWLMVVLPAPLLALVAIAAQRPVGLTLLAAAAVQLALWHSRPANPPAQRLRWDGDRLLLFESDTQAAEFRWRGTGRRSMAYIRLPLVQESTGLKHTLMLWRDSLDDPSWRTLNAYFRVHEAAVRREAQAD
- the nadB gene encoding L-aspartate oxidase, producing MASRLSADVLVIGTGAAGLTLALSLPRHLNVFLICKGELGTGSTAWAQGGVAAVLDKVDSVEDHVADTLTAGGGLCEPKAVRHTVERSASAIQWLIDQGVPFTHKDGSEVDYHLTREGGHSHRRIIHAADATGRAISETLIRQVRQRANVHVLEHHVAVDLITRRKIFPNEGGDDRCLGAYVLDTRNDAVITIGASATVLASGGASKVYLFTSNPDGATGDGIAMAWRAGCRVVNMEFNQFHPTCLYHPRAKSFLISEAVRGEGGLLKLPNGERFMHRFDERAELAPRDVVARAIDHEMKRLGADHLLLDISHKPADFIRQHFPTIYERCLSYGYDMTREPIPVVPAAHYTCGGIRTDLSARTDVPGLYAAGECAYTGLHGANRLASNSLLECIVYARAAADDLTAQTLPEFDADRLPLWDESRVSDSDEKVVISHNWDEVRRFMWDYVGIVRSDKRLERARRRVHLLKQEIHDYYASFRVNSDLLELRNLIVVAELIIESALSRKESRGLHFTRSYPQTSERAEITVLSPRTEPSQSA
- the rpoE gene encoding RNA polymerase sigma factor RpoE, with the translated sequence MAERQDADQILVDKAQKGDKRAFDLLVLKYQHRVATVITRYLRDQDAVADIVQEAFIKAYRALPNFRGDSAFYSWLYRIAINCANSHLDASRRRPSQDGVDIDGLVSADELMDLATPDRLLAREQMEQRLQRTLNALPEDLRVAVTLREFEGLSYEDIARIMDSPVGTVRSRIFRAREAIEVALEVPVGVTKGRARPTDFARGE
- a CDS encoding MucB/RseB C-terminal domain-containing protein is translated as MRALLVVLALGLSWPVQAMEWEWLDQMRDAIQNASYQGEYVHRRGDQTSAYAIAHTVRDGEPVERLQQLDGAMIEVIRHGNQVVCYYPAGAEDQIDRPIPAAPFSQVGPMALDRLAQSYQAQAQGEARVAGRQARILTLSADAWRYSHRLWLDQDTGLLLQSEILSADGEVLEQFRYTRLSVGGPIAESALQPTIAGSTGRQQSRVQMPMPEPNTDAFVTTLSWMPPMFKLTMAERTVSADGWLEKRVYSDGLATFSMFVEPAMAAEPDSLVRMGATTALMSDINGLTVTVIGEIPRVTAERLRDSVSRLQ
- a CDS encoding SoxR reducing system RseC family protein, which gives rise to MVEENGTVIRSDAQQLIVAVVQSSACDSCRARQGCGQAVLSNFTSADAQAAKNHFSLSPQPNLQVGDVVRLGIPEDSLTLAAIWMYLWPLLAALSALLVSSIWVASEGVQLLAAVLAGGAALLFTKRRFQHADTRWEPRVLALSSNVKTQSSSNSAPAVKP